Proteins found in one Prochlorothrix hollandica PCC 9006 = CALU 1027 genomic segment:
- a CDS encoding 6-pyruvoyl trahydropterin synthase family protein, protein MPWKVTTEFSFSAAHCIKDYDGPCGRMHGHTYTVRIEAHAHQLQGSEFCPHSVMVADFKTLRWAKRDVDKGGLDHCVLNDVMPPEYETTAEMIAKFIFDRTQAKLPPGITLKVGVSESPNSWAEYWED, encoded by the coding sequence ATGCCCTGGAAAGTGACCACCGAATTTAGCTTCAGCGCTGCCCACTGCATCAAAGACTACGATGGTCCCTGTGGGCGGATGCATGGCCACACCTATACGGTGCGTATCGAAGCCCATGCCCATCAACTCCAGGGTTCGGAATTTTGCCCCCATTCCGTCATGGTGGCGGATTTCAAAACCTTGCGCTGGGCGAAGCGGGATGTGGATAAGGGGGGGCTGGATCATTGTGTGCTCAATGATGTGATGCCGCCGGAGTATGAAACCACCGCTGAAATGATTGCCAAGTTTATTTTCGATCGCACCCAAGCCAAGCTTCCCCCCGGCATCACCCTCAAGGTGGGAGTCTCGGAAAGCCCCAATTCCTGGGCTGAGTATTGGGAGGACTAA
- the ispF gene encoding 2-C-methyl-D-erythritol 2,4-cyclodiphosphate synthase, with translation MTAIRIGNGYDIHRLGVDRPLILGGVTIPHPLGLVGHSDADVLTHAIMDALLGALSLGDIGHYFPPTDPQWAGADSLKLLQQVNQLIDSKGWQVGNVDSVVVAEQPKLKPHIEAMRSQLAAVLGIAPDQVGVKATTNEKLGPTGREEGIAAYAVVLLVSKV, from the coding sequence ATGACTGCAATACGCATTGGCAATGGCTATGATATTCACCGGCTGGGGGTCGATCGGCCCCTGATTCTGGGGGGGGTCACCATTCCCCATCCCTTAGGTTTAGTGGGCCACAGCGATGCGGATGTGTTAACCCATGCCATTATGGATGCCCTGCTGGGAGCCTTGAGCCTAGGGGACATCGGCCACTATTTCCCCCCCACCGATCCCCAGTGGGCCGGGGCGGATAGCCTGAAGTTGCTGCAACAGGTTAACCAATTAATTGACAGCAAAGGCTGGCAAGTGGGCAATGTGGATTCAGTGGTGGTGGCAGAACAACCGAAGTTAAAGCCCCACATTGAAGCCATGCGCAGTCAATTAGCTGCCGTCCTGGGGATCGCACCGGATCAAGTGGGGGTGAAAGCCACCACCAACGAAAAGCTAGGGCCAACGGGTCGGGAAGAAGGGATCGCTGCCTATGCAGTGGTGTTACTGGTGTCCAAGGTTTAG
- a CDS encoding pentapeptide repeat-containing protein, which produces MYTRFIYTRFTRTRFTRTRFTRTRFTYTRFIYTRFIYTRVTRTRFTHCRNLLLGAGGRPLGRSQRLFHSSGGL; this is translated from the coding sequence ATCTACACCAGATTTATCTACACCAGATTTACCCGCACCAGATTTACCCGCACCAGATTTACCCGCACTAGATTTACCTACACCAGGTTTATCTACACCAGGTTTATCTACACCAGAGTTACCCGCACCAGATTTACCCATTGTCGAAACCTTTTACTCGGTGCAGGGGGAAGGCCACTGGGCCGGTCACAGCGCCTTTTTCATTCGTCTGGGGGGCTGTGA
- a CDS encoding response regulator transcription factor: MKEMVSAEAHHLLLVDDDPNLVLLVKDYLEFRGYAVITADSGRAALAILEETVPDMIICDVMMPEMDGYTFVQQLREDDRFSWIPVLFLSAKGQSQDRVKGLNSGADVYMVKPFEPEELVAQVESSLRQSSRRGSRSTMSESSLRVPEDVELTPTELKVVRYVAQGMSNRDVAEHTNVSQRTIESHVSNMLGKTGLNNRTELARWAIESKRA; this comes from the coding sequence ATGAAGGAAATGGTATCGGCAGAAGCCCACCACCTCTTGTTGGTGGATGATGACCCTAACTTGGTGCTTCTGGTCAAAGATTATTTAGAATTCCGTGGCTATGCGGTGATAACCGCCGATTCAGGCCGAGCAGCCCTAGCGATACTCGAAGAGACGGTGCCGGACATGATTATTTGTGATGTCATGATGCCGGAAATGGACGGGTATACCTTTGTGCAACAACTGCGGGAGGACGATCGCTTCAGTTGGATTCCGGTGCTGTTTCTGTCGGCCAAGGGCCAAAGCCAGGATCGGGTTAAGGGGCTAAACAGCGGGGCTGATGTGTATATGGTCAAGCCCTTCGAGCCAGAGGAATTGGTGGCCCAGGTGGAGTCCTCCCTGCGTCAGTCTTCTCGCCGGGGCAGTCGCTCCACCATGAGCGAGTCTAGCCTGCGGGTGCCGGAGGATGTGGAACTGACCCCCACTGAGTTGAAGGTGGTGCGCTATGTGGCCCAGGGTATGTCTAACCGGGATGTGGCGGAGCATACCAATGTTAGCCAGCGGACGATCGAAAGCCATGTGTCCAATATGCTGGGTAAAACTGGACTCAATAACCGCACAGAATTAGCTCGGTGGGCGATCGAAAGTAAGCGGGCCTAA
- a CDS encoding CIA30 family protein, giving the protein MADAQPSWNPLRLLQTLAYFQVVPFVGSLDWLFPPPPLLAPALAATPMPGAINAPMLIFDFSQANAQVQQIWGTVDDVVMGGVSESRIQWLQGRALFAGVVSTANSGGFASVRTRNLAPPLDLSAYQGLELQVRGDGQRYKFLLRSSSGWDSLAYAYGFDTIASDPMVSEGETWQTLRIPFQDLRPVFRAKTVADAPAFAADRVSSLQLMLSKFEYDGDLNPHFQPGPFRLEVRSIGVYGAPSL; this is encoded by the coding sequence ATGGCCGATGCCCAACCTTCGTGGAACCCCCTGCGCCTGTTGCAAACCCTGGCCTATTTCCAGGTGGTGCCCTTTGTGGGCAGTCTGGACTGGCTATTTCCGCCTCCACCCCTACTTGCCCCAGCCCTTGCCGCGACCCCCATGCCGGGGGCGATTAATGCTCCCATGTTGATTTTTGATTTTAGCCAAGCCAATGCCCAGGTACAGCAAATTTGGGGCACGGTGGATGATGTGGTCATGGGGGGGGTGAGCGAGAGTCGGATCCAGTGGCTCCAAGGTCGCGCTCTGTTTGCGGGGGTGGTGTCTACGGCCAATTCTGGGGGCTTTGCGTCGGTGCGCACCCGTAACCTGGCTCCTCCGTTGGATTTATCGGCTTACCAGGGCTTGGAACTTCAGGTGCGGGGGGATGGCCAACGCTATAAGTTTTTGCTGCGCAGTAGCAGCGGCTGGGATAGTTTGGCCTATGCCTATGGTTTTGATACGATCGCCTCGGATCCCATGGTTTCTGAGGGGGAGACCTGGCAAACCCTGCGGATTCCGTTTCAGGATCTGCGTCCGGTGTTCCGGGCTAAAACGGTGGCTGATGCGCCGGCCTTTGCGGCAGATCGGGTTAGCTCCCTGCAACTGATGCTCAGTAAGTTTGAATATGATGGTGATCTCAATCCCCACTTTCAGCCGGGTCCGTTTCGGTTAGAGGTGCGATCGATCGGGGTCTATGGTGCCCCATCCCTTTAA
- a CDS encoding metallophosphoesterase, with product MTLLVDDSAAFQPRRFVVGDVHGHYETLLRLLDVMSPGVDDAVHFVGDLIDRGPDSAKVLQLLQQEGYKTLVGNHEQLLMQAIVNLKDLEDDDFNPWLYSGGWETLASYNGDWERIAEDVQWIKQQPYYCDWGDFWLVHAGVNPRYLVNQQLDHDLCWIRDDFHRMRTPYFTDKTIITGHTITFTFPGVEPGNVVQGQGWLDIDTGVYHPRSGWLTALDLDNQCLYQANSYSQETRILALSDGVQAYQPKLRRNSLHACA from the coding sequence ATGACTTTATTGGTTGATGATTCTGCTGCATTCCAACCCCGTCGCTTCGTGGTTGGAGATGTCCACGGTCATTACGAAACCTTGTTGCGTCTCCTAGATGTGATGTCTCCCGGTGTTGATGATGCAGTTCATTTTGTGGGGGATTTGATCGATCGTGGGCCGGACAGCGCCAAGGTTCTTCAACTGCTGCAACAGGAAGGCTATAAGACCCTCGTGGGTAACCATGAGCAACTGTTGATGCAAGCGATCGTCAACCTCAAAGATCTTGAAGACGATGACTTTAACCCTTGGCTCTACAGTGGGGGCTGGGAAACGCTGGCCAGCTACAATGGGGATTGGGAACGCATCGCCGAAGATGTGCAATGGATCAAACAACAGCCCTACTACTGCGACTGGGGGGACTTCTGGCTTGTTCATGCTGGGGTCAATCCCCGCTACCTGGTGAACCAGCAACTGGATCATGATCTCTGCTGGATTCGGGATGACTTCCACCGCATGAGAACCCCCTACTTTACCGATAAAACCATCATTACGGGCCACACCATCACCTTCACCTTCCCCGGCGTTGAACCGGGGAACGTGGTGCAAGGGCAGGGCTGGTTAGACATTGATACCGGGGTCTATCATCCCCGCAGCGGGTGGCTCACCGCCCTGGATCTAGACAACCAATGTCTCTACCAAGCCAATAGCTATTCCCAGGAAACCCGCATTCTAGCCCTCAGTGATGGAGTTCAGGCATATCAGCCCAAGCTCAGGCGCAACTCCCTCCACGCCTGCGCTTAA
- the queC gene encoding 7-cyano-7-deazaguanine synthase QueC has translation MVPISSPELANPNDPSAEAVGGEQSQTPEPKPQNCPKAVVLLSGGLDSATAAAQAIADGYQPIALSLDYGQRHNRELQAAQVIARHLGIQQHYTIAVNLAQWGGSSLTDPRQTLPQDGVQDNQIPSTYVPGRNTVFIALALALAEAQGAVAIYLGINAVDYSGYPDCRPPYLEAFQALAQVSSKVGLEGHAPQLVAPLVLDSKVDIVRRALALGVPIAETWSCYGGGEEPCGTCDSCRIRDRALWDAGQPQLVSNQGRPLGQMVPLGELDHPSVS, from the coding sequence ATGGTTCCCATCTCCAGCCCTGAGCTTGCTAACCCCAATGATCCGTCTGCTGAAGCAGTGGGGGGAGAGCAGAGCCAAACCCCAGAACCCAAGCCTCAGAACTGCCCCAAAGCCGTTGTCTTATTATCCGGGGGGCTGGACTCTGCCACGGCTGCGGCCCAGGCGATCGCCGACGGTTACCAACCCATTGCCCTGTCCCTAGACTATGGTCAACGCCATAACCGGGAACTGCAAGCGGCCCAGGTGATCGCCCGCCATTTAGGCATCCAACAGCACTACACCATTGCCGTTAACCTAGCCCAATGGGGCGGATCCTCCCTCACTGACCCTCGGCAAACCCTGCCCCAGGATGGGGTACAAGATAACCAGATCCCCTCCACCTATGTGCCCGGTCGCAACACGGTCTTTATTGCCCTGGCCCTAGCCCTAGCGGAAGCCCAGGGGGCAGTGGCCATTTACCTGGGCATTAATGCCGTGGACTATTCCGGTTACCCCGACTGTCGCCCCCCCTATCTGGAGGCGTTCCAAGCCTTAGCCCAGGTCTCCTCCAAAGTGGGCCTAGAAGGCCATGCCCCCCAGTTAGTGGCTCCCCTGGTGTTGGATTCCAAGGTGGACATTGTGCGCCGTGCCCTGGCCTTGGGGGTGCCCATTGCCGAAACCTGGTCCTGCTATGGGGGGGGCGAGGAGCCTTGTGGCACCTGTGATTCTTGCCGCATCCGCGATCGTGCCCTCTGGGATGCAGGCCAGCCCCAGTTGGTCAGCAACCAAGGACGACCCTTAGGGCAGATGGTCCCCCTTGGGGAGCTGGATCACCCTAGCGTTAGCTAG
- a CDS encoding 7-carboxy-7-deazaguanine synthase QueE, with protein sequence MGCSWCDTKHSWDASRHRSRSIAELVAAAAAVPSAHVIVTGGEPTLHDLQPLTQALRAAGCQPHLETSGAYPLRGDFQWVTLSPKTVRSPHPSLYGQVHELKVVVADRSDLEWAESQAALVSPTVVKFLQPEWSSPQSQALVYDYVLHHPTWRISLQTHKILKVR encoded by the coding sequence GTGGGCTGTAGCTGGTGTGATACCAAGCATTCCTGGGATGCCAGCCGCCATCGATCGCGGTCCATTGCTGAGCTAGTGGCTGCCGCTGCTGCCGTCCCCAGCGCCCATGTTATTGTCACCGGGGGGGAACCCACCCTCCATGATTTGCAACCCCTGACCCAAGCTCTACGGGCGGCGGGATGCCAACCCCACCTGGAAACCTCCGGAGCTTATCCCCTCCGGGGAGATTTTCAGTGGGTCACCCTCTCACCGAAAACCGTGAGATCGCCCCACCCCAGCCTCTATGGTCAGGTTCATGAACTGAAAGTAGTCGTGGCCGATCGCTCCGATCTGGAGTGGGCAGAGTCCCAAGCGGCCCTGGTGTCTCCCACGGTGGTTAAGTTCCTCCAGCCGGAATGGAGCAGCCCCCAGAGCCAAGCCCTCGTCTATGATTATGTGTTGCACCATCCCACCTGGCGCATTAGTCTGCAAACCCACAAAATTTTGAAGGTGCGTTAA
- a CDS encoding DUF4277 domain-containing protein, with translation MNLKEQEIDVKDIDHLGIIAGIMDEMDLVGLIDQLIPPHSLEKISVGIAVKAMVLNCMGFLTSPFYLFSQFFEGKAV, from the coding sequence ATGAACTTAAAAGAACAAGAGATCGATGTCAAAGACATTGACCATTTAGGAATAATAGCAGGAATCATGGACGAAATGGATTTGGTTGGCTTAATCGACCAGCTAATTCCTCCCCATTCCCTCGAAAAGATTAGTGTTGGCATTGCCGTCAAAGCAATGGTCTTAAATTGCATGGGCTTTCTGACCAGCCCATTTTATCTATTCTCTCAATTTTTCGAGGGGAAAGCCGTTG